A window from Schistosoma haematobium chromosome 1, whole genome shotgun sequence encodes these proteins:
- the TMBIM4_1 gene encoding Transmembrane BAX inhibitor motif-containing protein 4 (EggNog:ENOG410V6KR~COG:T) gives MKNNWFASEKDTSVWEDDNTVCSQTGVTGPAPYPTLKQVRLWGTSMNHLIRDENGQKWLEHFMQKEYSCENFRFLQEVIKYKFGPLSMIEKESKRIYAEYLAKTGASEINIDNYIMTVTEELLKNPNPFCFDLAQEHIYNLVRTDSYARFLRSSDYLTLLNNAMKAASTHQTK, from the exons atgaaaaataattggTTTGCCTCAGAAAAAGATACAAGTGTATGGGAAGATGACAATACAGTTTGTTCACAGACTGGTGTAACTGGACCTGCACCTTATCCAACATTAAAGCAG GTACGTTTATGGGGTACAAGTATGAATCATttaattcgtgatgaaaatggACAAAAATGGTtagaacattttatgcaaaaaGAATATAGTTGTGAAAATTTTCGATTTTTACAAgaagttataaaatataaatttggaCCATTATCTATGATTGAAAAAGAATCTAAAAGAATTTATGCAGAATATTTAGCTAAAACTGGAGCTAGTGAAATCAATATAGATAATTATATTATGACGGTAACAGAAGAATTATTAAAG AATCCTAATCCATTTTGTTTTGATTTGGCACAAGAACATATCTACAATCTAGTAAGAACTGATTCATATGCACGTTTCTTACGATCATCTGATTATTTGACATTATTAAATAATGCAATGAAAGCAGCATCAACACACCAAACAAAGTAG